A single genomic interval of uncultured Desulfobacter sp. harbors:
- a CDS encoding sodium ion-translocating decarboxylase subunit beta, producing MSALYSLFQTTGLFYVTPGIVVMWIIGLTLIYLAVSKSYEPLLLLPIGFGIILVNLPLAGLMTPHEGLLWKFYEYGIHWEIIPPVIFMGLGALTDFGPLIANPRLIFLGAGAQAGVYITFFAAQAFGFDLKEAATIGIIGGADGPTTIFLASKLAPSLLGVCAVAAYSYMALVPIIQPPVMKLLTTADERRIRMAKDRKVGTLEKMLFPIVSTFVIILLVPASAPLIAMFMLGNLFRESGVVRRLHDAAQNELMNIVTIFLGVSVGATMNAENFLRPQVIFVFCLGLFAFVISTMTGILLAKLMNLFFKNKINPLLGAAGVSAVPMAARVVHKVGMEADKKNYLLMYAMGPNVAGVIGTVIAAGIFLTLLGG from the coding sequence ATGAGTGCTTTGTATTCTTTATTTCAGACCACGGGTCTGTTTTATGTTACCCCGGGTATTGTGGTCATGTGGATCATCGGGCTGACCCTGATTTACCTTGCCGTTTCAAAATCCTATGAACCCCTTTTGCTCTTGCCCATAGGGTTTGGAATCATCCTTGTGAACCTGCCCCTGGCAGGGCTTATGACCCCCCATGAAGGGCTGCTCTGGAAATTTTACGAGTATGGTATCCACTGGGAGATCATTCCGCCGGTGATATTTATGGGCCTTGGGGCGCTTACGGATTTTGGGCCGTTGATTGCCAACCCCAGGCTTATTTTTCTTGGTGCCGGGGCCCAGGCAGGCGTGTACATCACGTTTTTTGCGGCCCAGGCCTTTGGGTTTGACCTGAAAGAGGCGGCAACCATTGGTATCATCGGCGGCGCAGACGGGCCCACCACCATATTTCTGGCATCCAAGCTGGCGCCTTCCCTTTTAGGGGTGTGCGCCGTGGCAGCCTATTCCTACATGGCCCTTGTGCCCATTATCCAGCCCCCGGTGATGAAACTATTAACCACTGCGGACGAAAGACGAATCCGCATGGCCAAGGATAGAAAGGTGGGGACGCTTGAGAAAATGCTTTTCCCCATTGTTTCCACCTTTGTCATTATTCTCCTGGTTCCGGCATCCGCGCCGTTGATCGCCATGTTTATGCTGGGCAATCTGTTCAGGGAGTCCGGCGTGGTGAGGCGTCTGCACGATGCCGCCCAGAACGAACTGATGAATATTGTCACGATATTTCTTGGGGTGTCTGTGGGCGCCACCATGAATGCGGAGAATTTTTTAAGGCCCCAGGTGATATTTGTCTTTTGCCTGGGGCTTTTTGCCTTTGTGATTTCCACCATGACAGGGATTCTTTTAGCCAAACTCATGAATCTTTTTTTCAAAAATAAAATTAATCCGCTGCTGGGAGCAGCCGGTGTCTCGGCCGTACCCATGGCTGCCAGAGTGGTCCATAAGGTGGGCATGGAAGCAGATAAGAAAAATTATCTGCTCATGTATGCCATGGGGCCGAATGTGGCAGGTGTTATCGGCACCGTAATTGCGGCTGGTATTTTTTTAACCCTTTTAGGTGGGTGA